In Brassica napus cultivar Da-Ae chromosome C2, Da-Ae, whole genome shotgun sequence, the sequence GAAGCATAAGAGAGTTCAAAAAGGTAATGTTTGAGATACTAGGAGGGATTGGACCAGAGAACTGATTGTAAGAGAGGTCTAGAATTGTGACAAGTGGAATGAATGAGGTTACGTTGGATGGTAAAGGTCCAGAGAAATTGTTTTTAGAAAGATCTAGAGCTGTTAGATCAGTGCAGTTCTTAATCCCAAGAGGGAACTCTCCTTCTAGACCATAACCACCGAGCTTAATGCTCAAAACTCTATTCTCATCATCATGCCAGCAAGTCACACCAGCGAACTTGCAGATGTAACCAGCAGTCTGGTTGCCAAACACCCAGCTCGTTAAATATCCATTAGGATCCTTAACTTGTTTATATATGGTCCTCAAGCAGTTAACGTTGGCCTCGTTTGCATCGATCGAGCTAGACAGGAGCAGCAACCAGAGACAGTTCCCGAGGAAAATTGCTAATACTAACCTACTACTACTCACCATCATAAAATCGCTAGAAACTagagaaggagaaaaagaaCACTAGGGTTCTCTCTGATGAGCATCCAAGGTCCTGGAAGCAAAAGGTTATAGATAGAATCAAATCAGGTGGAAAATTcgaaaaagaaacaagaaagatAACAGCGATCTTGAAATGGGTTGACTTCAAAGGTAATGATAATTCAAAAAGTCATCATCTTTTACTTACGAAGGAATAATTAGAGATACAAGACAGGAGCTTTTGGTCTTGGTCGTGCTAGTACTTCTGTTTCAAGTGTGTTGTTGAGTtgaatgaggaagaagaagaagaagttcgCGCATCTGTCATTCTGTTGGGGGGAGAGTGTTAATGAAAGGAGGAGGAAAAGCGTGAATGAAAGACAGGACttctttaataataatataaataaaagaagaagtGGAGTCGTCTGTCTTTGTCTGTTGTGTCGTTGACTGGATCGTTATGTGGAAGATTCAGACTTCGTAAAGAATGGGGCAAAGAAATTCTGATGAGAACACAATGACTTAAACCAACCGGTCTTTCCgcgttttaatgtttttttctctctctttttgacTTTGACTTTTCAACACCATCACCTAATCAAGTTTGTTAGACATGGATAAATTACAATGTCGGCCCAATACTATTAATGGGCTTTATGGGCCCTTTTTTACTAGCGAGTAAATTACTAGATTCAGACAAACTCACGTGACGaattaaaacttcaaaaaagGACATTCTAATTCATGACTCGAGCTACCACTACGATTGTCTCGTGGAGCCGGATTGGTGGAGAATGAGCTACcacacacacatacatacaCACCACTCTTTGCTGTCACCTGCCTCCACTTATTaccaaaagaaagaagaaagacaaCGAAGAAAGTGTCTGTGTGTGTGTAAATCGTAAATCACTCTGCTTTTGCCTCCCTTCGACTTTCCTCTTTCCCATTTCACTTTcctcttctctcaaaaatttctcGATCGCTCAGGATGGATCTACCATCTTCCGCTGCTTCTTGATCTCTTCTTTTAGGGGATCACTTGGTCTGATTTTTTCCTGGTAAAGCTGTTTTCTCTTGTAGTGTTTTGTCTTTATTTGATCATGTCTCCACTGTAGCTACGGTTTGCTGATTTTCTCCAAAAGCAGCTCGCTTTGTCGAAGATTTTATTCTAAGGCTTTCAGTTTTGCTGTTTTGTTGTTTCTTTAACGAATGAAGATGTCACTGGACTCTTGAATCTGTGACTGTTTTTTTAATTCCCCTGTTCTTGATGATTTAATTCTGTAGTTGTTTATCATTTGGAATATATCTAGGAGCTCTACTTCACAGCTTGGAGATTGGACTTGTTTTGAATCGGTAACACTGTTGTTTCTAAAtccttttatattatttgtggaacacttttaaaaaataacctTATCATTAACAAAATTGCCATTACTCAGTTGCCAGCCTCACAAGCATTCTCAGCCCATTTATAAAAATAGACATAACTTATTAGAGTATTTACGATTCAATGCCATtggacatattttttataatagtgttacatttataaaatgacataaatattagaataaataagtGTACGTAATCAATGAGAAACCGGACCTAAAAACCGAAcctataaattatttgaattgataattATACGTAATACATAATCATACATTTTAAACATCCCTCATAAAACCTCTCCATAGTCTAACAACACTTTCATTTCAAAGGTGAGCCACGTAAGTTTGGTATGAATGTTTTTGATATAAAACTGATAGTTATATATATTCcactttttaatattattgtacCTATAGCCTTGaagttataatttttgtatattttcccCCATATAATCAGACTAAAATATATACTTCATAATCCCTCATACAGGAAGCTCACACTATTCATAATAAAAATACCTATATTTCCAGTTTGtgaactatatatatttaatggttTACGAACTATATATTTCGAATGATATGTAAAAAAAAGAGTGTTGTTTTTAATTCCTTAAGTATTTTCAATCGGCAAATTAAATACTCAAGTATTATATGCACATATTTGTTCTCCAACTAATCATTGACTGCGCAAAATCATGATTAAAATATTCCACCGTTAAAAAGTTGACGGAAACCGTTATTTTTCCATTCATCAGTTAACAGTTAACTATATTGTTCTCAATTTTACGCAGTCAACTATTAGTTGGGGAATAAGTATGCGCAAACAATACTTGAGTATTAAAACTGTCGATTTCAAATACTTCGGGAATTAAATTCCCATTTTCCCGTTGTTATAGtgacattttacatttgtaaattatatagttttaaaatgtttatctCTCTTAACTGATTTCAGCCCGCGCAAGCCGCAGATTATTACCTAGTTTATATTATTCCCTTATCTGTGTGgatattttattctttaatatatggtaataaaagtgaaaattatgtttttttctgacATGTGTGATTGTTATCcagtatttaatatatttcactaTACTATTTGCTtattctttagtttttttttttcatattatttgTTAAAAGGCTTTTTATTTCACCTTGTGTAGGCTCTTTCATGATGGAAGACACCAGGTCAGTTGCTTCCCTCATGGACTCCACATCATCCAAGATCCAGCAGCTTCAAAAGGCCTTCGCCGAACTCGAAAGCCAGCGCGCCGTAACCCTCAACCTCAAATGGAACGAACTCGAGGAGCATTTCCACGGTCTCGAGAGGTCCCTGAAGAGACGGTTCCACGAGCTCGAGGACCAAGAGAAAGAGTACGAAACCAAAACAAGGAAAGCTCAAGAGCTACTGGAGAAAAAGAAAGCAGCTGTCGAGGCCAAGGAGAAGGCGTCTCTAGAGAGGCTTCAGAAGAAGAGAGACGCAGCTGTGTTTGCTATCAACACTGCTTTGGATaagtacaacaacaacaacgctCCCAACATCAGTGCAAAAGCCTTTGCTGCTGATGATGAGAATCTTGATGGTACTGTGCAAGATGCTGAGATCTCACCTGTGAAGGCTTATCCGGAGTTAGTAAAGCTCTGCAGGGATATGGACTCAGCAGGGCTTCATAAGTTTGTATCAGACAACCGTAAGAACCTTGCATTGTTAAGGGAGGAGATTCCTGTGGCGTTAAAGGCAGCAGCAAACCCTGGCACTTTAGTGTTGGACTCTTTGGAAGGGTTTTATCCCACAACCACTGATGGGATGAAAGACGCTAACCTCTTGGGAACGCGGAGGACATGTATCATGTTGATGGAGTGCCTCAGCGTGCTGTTATCAGGTCTAGACAGCAACTCTCTTGTTGCTGTTCTCTCGGAAAGTGTTAAGGATAGAGCAAAAGGTGTTGCAGAAGGATGGAGTCCACTTCTGGAAACTATTGACATGGATGCTGGCAATGGTAACTCTTTGGAGGCTCATGCTTTCTTGCAACTACTGGCTACTTTTGGTATTGTTTCGGATTTTAAAGAGGATGGAATCTTGAAGCTGATCCCTATGGTCTCACGTCGTCGTCAGGCAGCTGAGCTTTGCCGGTCTCTTGGATTGTCTGAAAAAATGCCTGGTTTGTTCTCTAATTTTAAGTCATATGATATTATGTTCCTTCACCATTGGTCTTAACCCTGTTTATTGCAGGTGTGATTGAAGTTCTGGTGAACAGTGGAAAACAGATTGATGCTGTGAACTTGGCGTTTGCGTTTGGACTCACAGAAAAGTTCCCACCTGTTGAGTTACTTAAATGTTACTTGACTGAGGCAACTAGATCTTCCTCCCAAGGCAATGCATCTCCGGCTGTTCAGGCTAGTGCTCCCTTTACTTGATAGCCTAGATTATACATTGCTTGCTAGGGAAAATGAAAGGATGTCTTAATGCACATTGCCTAGAACGAGTGGTTTgatcttttatttaattttttacctTTTCTTGAGCATTTGGCTCTTTAGTCTAGTAAATCTTACCTCGTTGGAACATATCTGAGCTCTGTTTAGTTAGCTGTCATCTTGTACTTCAGAGGCCTacggtttcggttcgggttttttcgGTTTCGGTTAGGCCAAAATCCCACCGAAAATAAAATGGGGTCGGTTTTATATTTTTCCCCAAAATAACCGATTGTGGAATTTCGGTTAGATTTCGgtatagttattaaaaaaatttggttagtttggttaaaTTCGGTTAGTTCAGTTGTTTTCGGTTAGTTCCCATTAATTCAGttaattttggttatttttggtaaatttttcgttttttcggttatttatttatttttggaaatcgcaaaccaaaccaaaaatcgTAACGGAACCaaaaatttcggttcggtttgactGGTCCGGTTCGGACAAAAATCGGCAGGCCTTCAGAGTTCTAAACCCTTTAAAACTGATGCATTCGGGATCAGATTATCATAGTTTTAGTTTATATGTGTGCCAATGCAGGATGAGTTCAGTGAGCGGGAGCTTACAGGTCTTAAAGCCGTGATAAAGTGTGTGGAAGAGCATAACCTGGAAGAGCAGTACCCAGTGGAGCCACTACACAAACGGATTCTCCAGCTGGAGAAGGCCAAAGcagagaaaaagagagcaaCAGAACCCACAAAGCCTCAGACAAAGCGACCACGTGGTCCTCAACCCCGAGTCACTGAGAATAACAACAAGACAGGATATGGTAGAGTCATCCCTGAGAGGTATCCGCAGTATGTGTATGACAACAGACCGTTCCTTAATGGTCCAATCATGGCAGCACAAGCTCCTCCTCCTCAGACTTACACTTTCAGTCCAGCTCCTGCTCACGGTAACTTCTACGGGAACTGCTATCAGTACCAGGCTCCTCCTTACTTTCACTAGTGATAATGGTGAATGTGAGACTGTGACTATTTCTCTCCTATGGTGTTAACTAGTGGCAGCTCCCCCTCCTCTCCTACTAGTCGTTTTCCTTTTGATGTTATTGTTGTGTATGGatgattttagtat encodes:
- the LOC106382252 gene encoding FRIGIDA-like protein 3, with amino-acid sequence MMEDTRSVASLMDSTSSKIQQLQKAFAELESQRAVTLNLKWNELEEHFHGLERSLKRRFHELEDQEKEYETKTRKAQELLEKKKAAVEAKEKASLERLQKKRDAAVFAINTALDKYNNNNAPNISAKAFAADDENLDGTVQDAEISPVKAYPELVKLCRDMDSAGLHKFVSDNRKNLALLREEIPVALKAAANPGTLVLDSLEGFYPTTTDGMKDANLLGTRRTCIMLMECLSVLLSGLDSNSLVAVLSESVKDRAKGVAEGWSPLLETIDMDAGNGNSLEAHAFLQLLATFGIVSDFKEDGILKLIPMVSRRRQAAELCRSLGLSEKMPGVIEVLVNSGKQIDAVNLAFAFGLTEKFPPVELLKCYLTEATRSSSQGNASPAVQDEFSERELTGLKAVIKCVEEHNLEEQYPVEPLHKRILQLEKAKAEKKRATEPTKPQTKRPRGPQPRVTENNNKTGYGRVIPERYPQYVYDNRPFLNGPIMAAQAPPPQTYTFSPAPAHGNFYGNCYQYQAPPYFH